The proteins below come from a single Chrysiogenia bacterium genomic window:
- a CDS encoding TraR/DksA C4-type zinc finger protein, with protein sequence MPASKTAAKTPKKKTKSDIDPDTGLSKKDLDVLREKLNEEREGVLKRLNRHTEQASGGDDMPADEVDQASLVTDQAYLLKLADKERKLLAQIDHALRKLDSGEYGICEGTGEPIGKKRLMARPWTRHSIAYKEQLELEQKGVGRR encoded by the coding sequence ATGCCCGCATCGAAGACTGCAGCCAAGACACCCAAGAAGAAGACCAAGAGCGATATCGATCCCGATACCGGTCTGAGCAAGAAGGACCTCGACGTCCTGCGTGAGAAGCTCAACGAAGAGCGCGAAGGCGTGCTCAAGCGGCTCAACCGCCACACCGAGCAGGCCTCGGGTGGTGACGACATGCCCGCCGACGAAGTTGATCAGGCCTCGCTCGTTACCGACCAGGCCTACCTGCTCAAGCTGGCCGACAAGGAGCGCAAGCTGCTGGCCCAGATCGACCATGCGCTTCGAAAGCTCGACAGCGGCGAGTACGGTATCTGCGAGGGCACCGGCGAGCCCATCGGCAAGAAGCGCCTGATGGCCCGTCCCTGGACGCGCCACTCCATCGCCTACAAAGAGCAGCTTGAGCTCGAACAGAAGGGCGTCGGCCGCCGCTAG
- a CDS encoding dCTP deaminase, whose protein sequence is MGVKPDHWIEKMAREHGMIEPFEPGMVRKVGENKVISYGVSSYGYDARCSPEFKVFTNIYSSVVDPKAIDERAMVDVNADSCIIPPNSFALARTVEYFRIPRDTLVICLGKSTYARCGIVVNVTPLEPEWEGHVTLEFSNTTTLPARVYANEGVAQFIFLGADGATEYQGKDALCKTSYKDRGGKYQGQRGVTLPKA, encoded by the coding sequence ATGGGTGTGAAACCGGATCACTGGATCGAAAAAATGGCGCGCGAGCACGGCATGATCGAGCCGTTCGAGCCCGGCATGGTGCGCAAGGTCGGCGAAAACAAAGTCATTTCCTACGGCGTGTCGAGCTATGGCTACGACGCTCGTTGTTCGCCTGAATTCAAGGTATTCACCAACATCTACTCTTCGGTCGTGGACCCCAAGGCCATCGATGAACGCGCGATGGTCGATGTCAATGCCGATAGCTGCATCATCCCGCCCAATTCCTTCGCGCTCGCCCGCACGGTGGAATACTTCCGCATCCCTCGCGACACGCTGGTGATCTGCCTTGGCAAGTCCACGTACGCGCGCTGCGGAATCGTGGTGAACGTCACTCCGCTCGAGCCCGAGTGGGAAGGTCACGTCACGCTGGAGTTTTCCAACACCACGACGCTGCCGGCACGCGTCTACGCCAACGAGGGCGTGGCCCAGTTCATCTTCCTCGGGGCCGACGGTGCGACCGAGTATCAGGGCAAGGACGCCCTGTGCAAGACGTCCTACAAGGACCGCGGCGGCAAGTACCAGGGCCAGCGCGGCGTGACCCTGCCCAAGGCTTGA
- a CDS encoding zinc ribbon domain-containing protein has protein sequence MPTYEYAPVSGSCKICNGRFERTQSIHDDALTTCPICNQPCKRLISAVAVSKTAGDLLSNKHIGQAGFTKYQKAGDGVYEKVAGEQGPDIIKK, from the coding sequence ATGCCGACCTACGAATATGCACCGGTCTCGGGCAGTTGCAAGATCTGCAACGGTCGCTTCGAGCGCACCCAGAGCATCCACGACGATGCACTGACCACCTGCCCCATCTGCAACCAGCCCTGCAAGCGGCTGATCTCCGCCGTTGCGGTCTCCAAGACCGCGGGCGACCTGCTCAGCAACAAGCACATCGGCCAGGCCGGATTCACCAAGTATCAGAAAGCCGGTGACGGCGTGTATGAGAAAGTGGCCGGCGAGCAGGGCCCGGACATCATCAAAAAATAG
- the moaB gene encoding molybdenum cofactor biosynthesis protein B → MAGIDESKPFQAVQIAILTVSDTRTLEDDKSGAILVERAEGAGHKVVRREIITDDKAKIEAQLRAWIADPEVDAVITTGGTGVTGRDVTPEAFAAVCEKEIPGFGELFRWISYEKIGTSTIQSRATAGVAAGTYLFALPGSSGAVQDGWDGILANQLDSRYQPCNFVELMPRLKEK, encoded by the coding sequence ATGGCCGGAATCGACGAATCCAAGCCCTTTCAGGCGGTCCAGATCGCCATTTTGACCGTTTCGGATACCCGGACCCTCGAAGACGACAAGTCCGGCGCCATCCTGGTAGAGCGCGCCGAGGGGGCAGGCCACAAGGTCGTCCGGCGCGAGATCATCACCGACGACAAGGCGAAGATCGAGGCCCAGCTCCGTGCCTGGATCGCCGATCCGGAGGTCGATGCCGTCATCACGACCGGCGGAACCGGCGTCACGGGTCGTGACGTCACGCCCGAGGCCTTCGCCGCGGTCTGCGAAAAGGAAATCCCCGGATTTGGCGAGCTCTTTCGCTGGATCAGCTACGAGAAGATCGGCACGTCCACCATCCAGTCGCGCGCGACCGCCGGTGTGGCCGCCGGCACCTACCTGTTCGCCCTGCCGGGCTCGAGCGGCGCGGTCCAGGACGGCTGGGACGGCATTCTCGCCAACCAGCTCGACAGCCGTTACCAGCCGTGCAATTTTGTGGAATTGATGCCGAGGCTCAAAGAAAAATAA
- a CDS encoding cytochrome c: protein MNRISATFVIAAALFVAACSSPENNRPAPSPSGTAKSEPMKAEKPAMEEAAPAEAAMEEAAPAEGEAAAMGETAAAEATEEAAEATGAAFGPGSQDPAKVAAGQKIFQTRCATCHGKDGHGDGVGWSDPNKSPRNYHDIEWQKNTTDERIIRVITRGGAANGLDARMPAHADLRSNKEALEGLVAFIREMGDGKM from the coding sequence ATGAACCGCATTTCTGCCACATTCGTGATCGCCGCTGCTCTTTTCGTCGCAGCCTGCAGCTCGCCCGAGAACAACCGCCCGGCCCCCTCGCCCTCCGGCACCGCCAAGAGCGAGCCGATGAAGGCTGAGAAGCCTGCCATGGAAGAGGCCGCTCCGGCCGAAGCCGCCATGGAAGAAGCCGCCCCTGCCGAGGGTGAAGCCGCTGCGATGGGTGAGACCGCCGCCGCCGAAGCCACCGAAGAAGCTGCCGAAGCCACCGGCGCCGCTTTCGGCCCCGGAAGCCAGGACCCGGCCAAGGTCGCCGCCGGTCAGAAGATCTTCCAGACCCGCTGCGCCACCTGCCACGGCAAGGACGGCCACGGTGACGGTGTGGGCTGGTCCGACCCCAACAAGAGCCCGCGCAACTATCACGACATTGAATGGCAGAAGAACACCACCGACGAGCGCATCATCCGCGTGATTACCCGCGGCGGCGCCGCCAACGGTCTTGACGCCCGCATGCCGGCCCACGCCGACCTGCGCAGCAACAAGGAAGCCCTCGAGGGCCTTGTTGCTTTCATCCGCGAGATGGGCGACGGCAAGATGTAA